From the Desulfovibrio sp. JY genome, one window contains:
- a CDS encoding ABC transporter ATP-binding protein/permease has protein sequence MTQNQVSPPKKDRHAFLGRQVWRLYTFLRPYKKAMIGGLALNILARACDLLPLAIAGRVIDAAARGESDPKVYLFYGLTVLTSFIFLAVFQSGSDYMLSALAQKTRHDIRLALYGHLQSLEPAFFEDRQTGDIMSVIVADVDALESFLTDSTTSIIRLVVTFCGIYGYLFFLEWRLALLLFVPLPLAIFAVRRFVTRVQPRYRETRRAVGAIAGILENNISGMGVIQAYTAEDRLYKAVSARSASYRDEAIAAEGERARFLPAIYTVAGLSFGAVFAGGGYLVAAGHGPTVGDYTTFVLFAARLVLPLFVFGMLINQIQRAEAAASRVSELFAVRPRVADAPGAVALIGKPSRLEFTDVRFAYPSRGQVINSISFSLAKGQVLGVVGPTGAGKSTLVKLLLRYFEPTGGVITVDGASLAAYTLNSYRGHLGYVSQDAFLFHGTVAENILLGRPEADMAAVRHAAAVAGADDFIMKLPAGYDTVIGERGLKLSGGERQRVSLARAILRDPAILILDEATSAVDTRTEAIIQQNLYAFRDGRLTLAVAHRLSTVRQCSQILVVVDGYVVERGDHEALLAAGGVYAGMWAVQSGAETLEEGGASGGQGETF, from the coding sequence ATGACACAAAACCAAGTCTCTCCCCCGAAAAAAGACCGCCATGCCTTTCTCGGCCGGCAGGTCTGGCGGCTCTACACCTTCCTGCGTCCGTACAAAAAGGCCATGATCGGCGGTCTGGCCCTCAACATTCTGGCCCGGGCCTGCGACCTGCTCCCCCTGGCCATCGCCGGCCGGGTCATCGACGCCGCCGCGCGCGGCGAGTCCGATCCCAAGGTCTACCTCTTCTACGGTCTGACCGTACTGACGAGCTTCATCTTTCTGGCCGTGTTCCAAAGCGGCTCGGATTACATGCTTTCGGCCCTGGCCCAGAAGACCCGCCACGATATCCGGCTGGCGCTTTACGGCCATCTGCAATCCCTGGAGCCGGCCTTTTTCGAGGACCGCCAGACCGGCGACATCATGTCCGTGATCGTGGCCGACGTGGATGCCCTGGAAAGTTTCCTCACCGACTCCACGACCTCGATCATCCGGCTGGTCGTCACTTTCTGCGGCATCTACGGCTACCTGTTTTTCCTGGAATGGCGGCTGGCCCTGCTCCTTTTCGTGCCCCTGCCCCTGGCCATCTTCGCCGTGCGCCGCTTCGTGACCCGGGTCCAGCCCCGCTACCGGGAAACGCGCCGGGCCGTCGGGGCCATTGCCGGCATTCTCGAAAACAACATCAGCGGCATGGGGGTCATCCAGGCCTACACGGCCGAGGACAGGCTTTACAAGGCCGTGTCCGCGCGTTCGGCCAGTTACCGCGACGAGGCCATCGCCGCCGAGGGCGAGCGGGCCCGGTTTCTGCCGGCCATTTATACCGTGGCCGGGCTGTCCTTCGGCGCGGTCTTCGCCGGCGGCGGCTATCTGGTGGCGGCCGGACATGGCCCGACGGTCGGCGACTACACCACCTTTGTGCTCTTTGCCGCCCGGCTGGTGTTGCCGCTTTTCGTCTTCGGCATGCTCATTAACCAGATTCAGCGGGCCGAGGCCGCCGCTTCGCGCGTCAGCGAGCTGTTCGCCGTGCGCCCCCGCGTGGCCGATGCGCCTGGGGCCGTGGCCTTGATAGGGAAGCCCAGCCGCCTGGAATTTACGGACGTGCGCTTCGCCTACCCTTCGCGCGGACAGGTCATAAACAGCATCAGCTTCAGCCTGGCAAAGGGCCAAGTGCTGGGTGTGGTCGGCCCGACCGGGGCCGGCAAGTCCACTCTGGTCAAACTGCTCCTGCGCTATTTCGAGCCGACCGGCGGGGTCATCACCGTCGATGGTGCATCGCTTGCCGCCTACACGCTCAACAGCTATCGCGGCCACCTCGGTTACGTGTCCCAAGACGCCTTTCTCTTTCACGGCACCGTGGCCGAAAACATCCTGCTCGGCCGCCCGGAGGCGGACATGGCCGCCGTGCGCCATGCCGCGGCCGTGGCCGGTGCCGACGACTTCATCATGAAGCTCCCGGCCGGCTACGACACGGTCATTGGCGAACGCGGCCTCAAGCTTTCCGGCGGCGAGCGCCAGCGGGTGTCCCTGGCCCGGGCCATCCTGCGCGATCCGGCCATCCTGATCCTCGACGAGGCCACCTCGGCCGTGGACACCCGCACCGAGGCCATTATCCAGCAGAATCTGTACGCCTTCCGCGATGGCCGTCTCACCCTGGCCGTGGCCCACCGCCTTTCCACCGTGCGCCAGTGTTCGCAGATTCTGGTCGTGGTGGACGGGTACGTGGTCGAACGCGGCGACCATGAAGCGCTTCTCGCTGCAGGCGGGGTCTACGCCGGCATGTGGGCCGTCCAAAGCGGCGCGGAGACTTTGGAGGAGGGGGGAGCCTCCGGCGGCCAGGGGGAAACTTTTTGA
- a CDS encoding pyruvate carboxyltransferase, translated as MSEHLPNPLTDRVTPLTISDTTLRDGAQMPGVRFSVEDKVVIAKALATAGVDVIEAGFPAVSDREIEAVRRIAAEVAGPRIMVLCRALTADIDAAWEALQHADPDRRGVGVFLATSALHRRDKLGKTKGECLEMIRQAVTYARKRFLKVTFSCEDGSRTEPAFLRQAYTVAMDAGATGIGFPDTLGVLTPEMVRRRVRMLTRLAHPRGVRLRVHFHNDLGLATANTLAAAGAGADIVHLTVGGIGERAGNAPLEETVMALRLHGRQYRRSVGVDPSHLTGLCRLVSARSGVPIAPNKAVVGANIFATAAGVHQDGLLKNPDTYLPFHPETVGAHGFRLPLSPMSGRAALALRLTELGIELTPDELAVAGRLVKNADKDAWADEEKLVRRAAAKAKEGGV; from the coding sequence ATGTCCGAACATTTGCCCAATCCTTTAACGGACCGTGTAACACCGCTCACCATTTCCGATACCACCTTGCGCGATGGCGCGCAGATGCCCGGGGTGCGCTTTTCCGTCGAGGACAAGGTGGTCATCGCCAAGGCCCTGGCTACAGCCGGCGTGGACGTCATCGAGGCCGGCTTTCCGGCCGTTTCCGACCGGGAAATCGAGGCGGTACGCCGCATCGCCGCCGAGGTGGCCGGTCCACGGATCATGGTGCTGTGCCGGGCGCTTACGGCCGATATCGACGCCGCCTGGGAAGCCCTGCAACACGCCGATCCCGACCGGCGCGGCGTCGGGGTTTTTCTGGCCACAAGCGCCCTGCACCGCCGCGACAAGCTCGGCAAGACCAAGGGCGAGTGCCTGGAGATGATCCGGCAGGCCGTGACCTACGCGCGCAAGCGTTTTTTGAAGGTGACCTTCAGCTGCGAGGACGGCAGCCGCACCGAGCCGGCCTTTTTGCGCCAGGCCTATACCGTGGCCATGGACGCCGGGGCCACGGGCATCGGTTTTCCCGACACCCTCGGCGTGCTCACCCCGGAGATGGTCAGGCGTCGGGTGCGCATGCTCACGCGCTTAGCCCATCCGCGCGGGGTACGCCTGCGGGTGCATTTCCACAACGACCTGGGTCTGGCCACGGCCAACACCCTGGCCGCCGCCGGGGCCGGCGCGGATATCGTGCATCTGACCGTGGGCGGCATCGGCGAGCGGGCCGGCAACGCGCCGCTTGAGGAAACGGTCATGGCCCTGCGCCTGCACGGCAGGCAGTACCGTCGCAGCGTCGGCGTCGATCCGAGTCACCTTACCGGGCTGTGCCGTCTCGTTTCCGCGCGCTCGGGCGTGCCCATCGCCCCGAACAAGGCCGTGGTCGGGGCCAACATCTTCGCCACGGCGGCCGGAGTGCACCAGGACGGGCTGCTCAAAAACCCCGACACCTACCTGCCCTTTCACCCCGAAACCGTGGGGGCGCACGGCTTTCGCCTGCCCCTTTCGCCCATGTCGGGTCGGGCGGCGCTGGCCCTGCGCCTGACGGAACTGGGCATCGAGCTGACTCCCGACGAACTGGCCGTTGCCGGCCGGCTGGTCAAAAACGCGGACAAGGACGCCTGGGCCGACGAAGAAAAGCTTGTGCGCCGGGCCGCCGCCAAGGCCAAGGAGGGCGGTGTGTGA
- a CDS encoding carbohydrate deacetylase, with protein MRRLFVNADDFGLTEGVSAGILTAMAAGVVGGTTAMVCAEGGLERLTRLGPQIAGRVGLHLQLTGGRPCLPPEQIPSLVTEEGLFPRKKKAVVDVDPNEVRREWRAQLARFRQSGLMPSHLDSHHHIHNRPEAFPVFAELARELGVPGRAVSDAMRESLTSAGVVHADLCLTRFYGENLSATTFLSLVDAAFAALGGSGTVEVMVHPGRHDAALAAISTYSAGREQELAALTEPGLAEALAERGIRIVTAASLLGTGPDQAVAPRRQAL; from the coding sequence ATGCGCCGGCTTTTCGTCAATGCGGACGATTTCGGCCTGACCGAAGGGGTGAGCGCCGGGATTCTCACGGCCATGGCCGCCGGCGTCGTCGGTGGCACGACGGCCATGGTCTGCGCCGAGGGCGGGCTTGAGCGACTGACCCGCCTGGGGCCGCAAATCGCCGGCCGGGTCGGGTTGCATCTGCAACTCACGGGGGGGCGTCCCTGCCTGCCGCCGGAGCAAATCCCCAGTCTGGTCACGGAAGAGGGGCTTTTCCCCCGCAAAAAGAAAGCGGTCGTGGACGTCGATCCGAACGAAGTGCGCCGGGAATGGCGGGCCCAGTTGGCCCGGTTCCGGCAATCGGGCCTCATGCCCAGCCACCTCGACTCCCATCATCATATCCACAACCGGCCGGAGGCGTTTCCGGTCTTTGCGGAGCTGGCCCGGGAACTCGGCGTGCCGGGGCGGGCCGTTTCCGACGCCATGCGGGAGTCCCTGACCTCCGCCGGTGTGGTCCATGCGGATTTGTGCCTCACCCGGTTTTACGGCGAGAACCTGAGCGCCACGACGTTTTTGTCCCTGGTGGACGCCGCCTTCGCCGCCCTTGGCGGTTCGGGAACGGTGGAGGTCATGGTCCACCCCGGCCGCCACGACGCCGCGTTGGCCGCGATAAGCACCTACAGCGCTGGACGCGAGCAGGAACTTGCGGCGCTTACCGAACCGGGCCTGGCCGAAGCCCTGGCCGAGCGGGGCATCCGCATCGTCACCGCAGCAAGCCTGCTTGGAACCGGGCCGGACCAGGCGGTTGCGCCGCGTCGCCAAGCCTTGTAA
- a CDS encoding DsrE family protein, translating into MRYDVVFHVDEDAAHLDAALTNIRNYYAALPQERFTAVLLVNGPAIKLMGADGAHAQALTEAAGLGLTVRVCRNALRHFGLAPEWLCPVCEIVPAGVVELVARQAEGYAYVKP; encoded by the coding sequence ATGCGCTACGACGTTGTTTTCCATGTCGATGAGGACGCCGCCCATCTTGATGCGGCGCTGACCAATATCCGCAACTATTACGCCGCCCTGCCCCAGGAACGTTTCACGGCCGTGCTCCTGGTCAATGGCCCGGCCATCAAGCTGATGGGCGCGGACGGCGCGCATGCGCAGGCGCTCACCGAAGCCGCCGGACTGGGGCTGACGGTCCGGGTCTGCCGCAATGCGCTGCGGCATTTTGGCCTTGCCCCCGAGTGGCTCTGCCCGGTGTGCGAGATCGTGCCGGCCGGCGTGGTGGAGTTGGTTGCGCGCCAGGCCGAAGGCTATGCCTACGTAAAGCCATAG
- a CDS encoding iron-containing alcohol dehydrogenase: MRDDILLAMRKFVAPEFVFGNGALTLAGRQAAGLGVRHALLVADSGLMDFGWPQQVQASLDASGVETTLFTAFSSNPRDHEVMAGAHVFDDAGCDALVAVGGGSAMDCAKAIGIVSVNKRHIREFEGVDNVERPGPPLLCVPTTAGTGAEVSQFAIITDSVRRVKIAIAGKTLIPDAALIDPETTVTMPGTLTAHTGLDALTHAMEAYVSNANSPMTDLLAREAIRLIAAHLLPAMRNPKDMQARGGMLLASLYAGMAFSNAILGAVHAMSHSLGGLLDLPHGLCNAILMDHVARYNFSAAPERYADIGRLLGARFDDAAAPEEKKEAVLAAMRDFKRAAGVTMGLAEIGVDPEALAQLAHNALDDPCLLTNPRQPSQADIEAIYEDARQTSR; this comes from the coding sequence ATGCGGGACGACATTTTGCTTGCCATGCGCAAATTCGTGGCCCCGGAATTCGTTTTCGGCAACGGGGCGCTGACCCTGGCCGGGCGTCAGGCGGCCGGCCTCGGCGTACGCCATGCCTTGCTCGTGGCCGATTCCGGCCTCATGGATTTCGGCTGGCCGCAGCAGGTCCAGGCGAGCCTTGACGCCTCCGGGGTGGAAACCACCCTTTTTACCGCTTTTTCCTCCAATCCGCGTGACCACGAAGTCATGGCCGGAGCACACGTTTTCGATGACGCCGGTTGCGACGCCCTGGTGGCCGTGGGCGGCGGTTCGGCCATGGACTGCGCCAAGGCCATCGGCATCGTCAGCGTCAACAAGCGGCATATCCGGGAATTCGAGGGCGTGGACAACGTGGAACGCCCCGGTCCGCCGCTTCTGTGCGTGCCGACCACGGCCGGCACCGGGGCCGAGGTCTCCCAGTTCGCCATCATCACGGATAGCGTGCGCCGGGTGAAAATCGCCATTGCCGGCAAGACGCTGATCCCGGACGCGGCGCTCATCGACCCCGAGACCACCGTGACCATGCCGGGGACCCTGACCGCCCATACGGGCCTGGACGCCCTGACCCACGCCATGGAGGCCTACGTTTCCAACGCCAACAGCCCCATGACCGACCTGCTGGCCCGGGAGGCCATCCGGCTCATTGCCGCCCATCTGCTCCCGGCCATGCGCAATCCCAAGGACATGCAGGCCCGTGGCGGCATGCTCCTGGCCAGTCTTTACGCCGGCATGGCCTTTTCCAACGCCATCCTCGGCGCGGTCCACGCCATGTCCCACAGCCTGGGCGGGCTGCTCGACCTGCCGCATGGGCTTTGCAACGCCATTTTGATGGATCACGTGGCGCGATACAATTTCAGCGCCGCGCCGGAGCGGTACGCGGACATCGGGCGGCTTCTGGGCGCCCGATTTGACGATGCCGCCGCGCCGGAGGAAAAAAAAGAGGCTGTGCTGGCCGCCATGCGGGACTTCAAGCGCGCCGCCGGGGTCACCATGGGGCTGGCCGAAATCGGGGTCGACCCGGAAGCCCTGGCCCAACTTGCCCACAATGCCCTGGACGACCCCTGTCTCCTGACCAACCCCCGGCAGCCAAGCCAAGCCGATATCGAAGCCATCTATGAAGACGCCAGGCAAACGAGCCGCTGA
- the selD gene encoding selenide, water dikinase SelD produces the protein MSIELVKTVTAAGUAAKISPGDLEAVLQGLPPVTDPRLLTASGVNEDAAVVRLPDGRGLVQTVDFFTPIVNDPFKFGRIAAVNALSDVYAMGGTPLSAMNIVCFPIKTMEREVLAEILRGGLDAVLEAGAVPAGGHSVEDPEVKYGLAVSGLVDADAFASNTGLVPGDILILTKPLGTGVLATALKGDFGDPVVLENELFTWAGRLNAAGGRVIRELSLKAATDVTGFGLGGHLLEMAAASGVAVEIRLADVPFLPQAVELAGLGMLPAGSFANRNYCAKTVSVAEGLDPIKSDLVFDAQTSGGLVLAVPEAKVAAARRMLLDAGDLAAVVGRVVAVRPDMARLRIV, from the coding sequence ATGAGCATCGAACTGGTCAAGACCGTCACCGCCGCCGGCTGAGCGGCCAAGATCTCTCCAGGGGACCTGGAGGCCGTCTTGCAGGGCTTGCCGCCCGTAACCGATCCTCGCCTGCTGACGGCTTCCGGCGTCAACGAGGATGCGGCAGTGGTGCGTCTTCCGGACGGCCGGGGGCTGGTCCAGACCGTGGATTTCTTCACCCCCATCGTCAACGATCCCTTCAAGTTCGGCCGCATCGCGGCGGTCAACGCCCTGTCCGACGTCTACGCCATGGGCGGCACGCCGCTTTCCGCCATGAACATCGTCTGCTTTCCCATAAAGACCATGGAGCGGGAGGTGCTGGCCGAAATTCTGCGCGGTGGGCTGGACGCCGTTCTGGAGGCCGGGGCGGTCCCGGCCGGCGGGCATAGCGTGGAGGACCCGGAGGTCAAATACGGCCTGGCCGTATCCGGGCTGGTCGATGCCGACGCCTTCGCCAGCAACACCGGGCTTGTGCCCGGCGATATCCTCATTTTGACCAAGCCGCTCGGCACGGGCGTCTTGGCCACGGCCCTCAAGGGCGATTTCGGCGATCCGGTCGTGCTCGAAAACGAGCTTTTCACCTGGGCCGGACGGCTCAATGCCGCCGGCGGCCGGGTGATCCGGGAACTTTCGCTCAAGGCGGCCACGGATGTGACCGGCTTCGGCCTGGGCGGCCATCTGCTGGAAATGGCCGCCGCTTCGGGCGTTGCCGTGGAGATCCGGCTTGCCGACGTTCCCTTCCTGCCCCAGGCCGTTGAGTTGGCCGGGCTGGGAATGCTCCCGGCCGGCAGCTTCGCCAACCGCAACTACTGCGCCAAGACCGTTTCCGTGGCCGAAGGCCTCGACCCCATCAAGTCCGATCTGGTCTTCGACGCCCAGACATCGGGAGGCCTCGTTCTGGCCGTGCCCGAGGCGAAGGTCGCGGCGGCGCGACGGATGCTGCTCGATGCCGGCGATCTGGCGGCGGTGGTCGGCCGGGTGGTCGCGGTGCGCCCGGATATGGCGCGGCTGCGCATCGTCTGA
- the elbB gene encoding isoprenoid biosynthesis glyoxalase ElbB translates to MATIGVLLSGCGVLDGSEIHEATLALYFLDKAGAKVICLAPEMTAPAMDHAAKAPSGEMRNVRVEAARIARGAVTDVASMTADSLDGLILPGGFGAAKNLCDFAEKGAKGTVFPAVATLLAAMHAAGKPIGAICIAPAVLALALGRFHPELTIGNDPGTAQALEAAGAKHVACAVDEIHVDAANNLVTTPAYMLGPGIADIAKGIEKLVAEVLSRVRP, encoded by the coding sequence ATGGCGACCATCGGCGTTTTACTGTCGGGATGTGGCGTGCTGGACGGCTCGGAAATCCACGAGGCGACGTTGGCGCTCTATTTTCTGGACAAGGCCGGGGCCAAGGTCATCTGTCTGGCTCCGGAGATGACCGCGCCGGCCATGGACCATGCCGCCAAGGCCCCAAGCGGGGAGATGCGCAACGTGCGCGTGGAGGCCGCGCGCATCGCCCGGGGGGCGGTGACCGACGTGGCCAGCATGACCGCCGACTCCCTGGACGGGTTGATCTTGCCCGGCGGCTTTGGCGCGGCAAAAAATCTCTGCGATTTTGCCGAGAAAGGCGCGAAAGGAACAGTCTTTCCTGCCGTGGCCACACTGCTTGCCGCCATGCATGCCGCCGGCAAGCCCATCGGCGCCATCTGCATCGCCCCGGCCGTGCTGGCCTTGGCTCTGGGCCGGTTTCATCCCGAGCTGACCATCGGCAACGATCCCGGCACGGCCCAGGCCCTGGAAGCGGCCGGCGCGAAACATGTCGCCTGCGCCGTGGACGAAATCCACGTGGACGCGGCCAACAACCTCGTCACGACCCCGGCCTACATGCTCGGTCCGGGCATCGCGGACATCGCCAAGGGCATCGAAAAGCTGGTGGCGGAAGTCCTGTCCCGGGTCCGTCCGTAA